Proteins encoded by one window of Crassostrea angulata isolate pt1a10 chromosome 9, ASM2561291v2, whole genome shotgun sequence:
- the LOC128162550 gene encoding uncharacterized protein LOC128162550: protein METASTPCKVHQCSKCPGDTEYYCVSCPCDLCPQCKENHVKDLQTIDHDVVSHRDKINYIPTQEICVRHPSHVYRKNHQQLVITTSYNKTRQQHRGTIHTIRSEALFYRPVLLPRIKTDFKTCRTEFSLYHSEMLTKAQTLNHLIDYIQNDFMCNVFCDFDFKHRCLKQKKEMIVRIVSLQRYLYIYEQRRVIRPLQFLSSIKAALPQIHPILHTSRLSMTESLNKEDVMESLSIQITERGNRRVGNQCLLKLTSVPEFHQSLTVTGVGRCFHISCVTSDRVWVSNWNNLILTDTTGVPLHRVKDSCICYDRGFHTVNTESELIYIDRNYNINKLSKDMKTTTTFMERTDSTWEPWCVYWSPSTGDLLVGMHDKHTGKVTRYNQSGQQTQTIQHDNTGRGLYSVPRYITENNNGDVVVSDYYSGTGAVVVTEHGGRHRFSYTGRPSGSGLEPLGICTDALSHILVCDDKTITVHMLDKDGHFLSHLLTISQEMGRPHGLSYDVNIHRLWVVSRVDNIVCVYRCITRQDALTDQSRVMELLSGIPTPGTDSPQKGNQCLLKLMSPAELLHSITMTDVVRCCHISCVTSDRVWVSDGLKLILTDTTGVPLHRVEDSCSYDIYLLFQAGLHTVNSESELIYIDRNFNINKLSKDMKTTTTRFIERKDSAWQPRCVYWSPSTGDLLVGMCYRYTVTGKVTRYNQSGQLTQTIQNDNTGRGLYSRPWYITENNNGDVVVSEILSGAVVVTEHGGRHRFTYTGPPSGSGLRPRGICTDALSHILVCDGITKTVQMLDKNGQFLSHIQTKSQYIDVPWSLNYDVNTHRLWVGEKNKVCVYRYLTRQDTPS from the exons ATGGAAACAGCAAGTACTCCATGTAAAGTACATCAGTGTTCTAAGTGTCCGGGGGACACAGAGTACTATTGTGTATcgtgtccatgtgatctgtgtccCCAGTGTAAAGAGAACCATGTAAAAGACCTCCAAACAATTGACCACGATGTTGTGTCACACCGTGATAAGATCAACTACATCCCAACACAAGAGATCTGTGTGAGACATCCTAGCCATGTTTATAGAAA aaatcaccaacaattaGTTATTACAACATCCTATAACAAAACGCGACAACAACACAGAGGAACCATTCACACCATCAGAAGTgaggctctcttttacagacctgttctcctgCCACGAataaaaactgatttcaaaacctGTCGCACAGAATTCTCTCTCTATCATTCagagatgttaacaaaggccCAGACACTGAATCATCTCATTGACTATATACAAAACGATTTCATGTGTAATGTGTTCTGtgactttgatttcaaacacagatgtttaaaacagaagaaagaAATGATCGTACGTATTGTCAGCCTACAGagatatttatacatatatgaaCAGAGGAGAGTAATCAGACCGCTACAATTCCTCTCCTCCATAAAGGCAGCCCTCCCCCAGATACATCCTATACTCCACACCAGCCGgctctccatgactgagtcactcaacaaggaggatgtgatggagtcactgagtatccaaatcacagagagaggaaaccgacgcgtaggaaaccagtgtctgctgaagCTGACGTCTGTTCCTGAGTTCCATCAATCTCTCACAGTGACAGGTGTTGGTCGTTGTtttcacatttcctgtgtgacatcagaccgggtctgggtcagtaATTGGAACAATCTCAtcttgacagacacaacaggtgtccctctacatcgtgtgaAGGATTCATGTATTTGTTATGATAGAGGATTTCACACTGTGAACActgagagtgaactgatttatatagataggaattataacatcaacaaactgtcaaaggatatgaaaacaaccaccacatttatgGAGAGAACAGACTCTACATGGGAACCatggtgtgtgtactggtccccgtccactggggatctactggtcgggatgcATGACAAACAtacaggcaaggtaacccggtacaaccagagcGGACAACAGACACAAACCATACAACATGACAACACAGGACGGGGACTGTATAGTGTACCTCGCTATATAACAGaaaacaacaatggggatgtcgtggtgtctgactatTACAGTGGGActggtgctgtagtggtgacagagcatggaggaagacatcgtttctcctacacaggacgTCCATCAGGATCAGGACTAGAGCCACttggaatctgtactgacgcgctgtcacacatcctggtgtgtgatgataAAACCATAACAGTACATATGTTAGATAAGGACGGTCActtcctgtcacatctactgacaaTATCACAAGAGATGGGTAGACCTCACggcctgagttatgatgtcaacattCACCGTCTCTGGGTTGTATCACGGGTGGACAACATCGTGTGTGTCTACAGGTgtatcaccagacaggacgctctgacag ATCAAAGTCGTGTAATGGAGTTACTGAGTGGAATCCCAACCCCTGGGACAGATTCACCACAGAaaggaaaccagtgtctgctgaaactgatgtCGCCCGCCGAGTTACTACACTCTATCACAATGACAGATGTTGTTCGTTGTtgtcacatttcctgtgtgacatcagaccgggtctgggtcagtgatggATTAAAACTCAtcttgacagacacaacaggtgtccctctacatcgtgtggaggATTCATGTAGTTATGATATCTACCTCTTATTTCAGGCaggattacacacagtgaacagtgagagtgaactgatttatatagataggaattttaacatcaacaaactgtcaaaggatatgaaaacaaccaccaccCGATTTATAGAGAGAAAAGACTCTGCATGGCAACcacggtgtgtgtactggtccccgtccactggggatctactggtcgggatgtgTTATAGATATACAGTgacaggcaaggtaacccggtacaaccagagcGGACAACTGACACAAACCATACAGAACGACAACACAGGGCGGGGACTGTATAGTAGACCTTGGTacataacagagaacaacaatggggatgtcgtggtgtctgaaaTTTTGTctggtgctgtagtggtgacagagcatggaggaagacatcgtttcacCTACACAGGACCTCCATCAGGATCAGGACTAAGGCCACGTGGAATCTGcactgacgcgctgtcacacatcctggtgtgtgatggaATAACCAAAACAGTACAGATGTTGGATAAAaacggtcagttcctgtcacataTACAGACAAAATCACAATATATTGATGTACCATGGAGCCTGaattatgatgtcaacactcaccgtctctgggtcgggGAGAAAAACAAGGTGTGTGTCTACAGGTATctcaccagacaggac